DNA sequence from the Streptomyces sp. CA-210063 genome:
GTGGGGTCGACCGATCCGGACGGTGGGGGCGAGCGGGTCGTCGCGTTCGTGCAGTGGGCGCGGCCCGAGCGCTCGGCTGCCGCCCCGGTGCTCCGGGCGGCCGCCGGGCGGCTCCGGGAGGCCCTCGGCCACGACGACGTACGGGTGCTGCCGCTGCCGCCGGGGGCGTTCGCGCGTACGACCAGCGGGAAACTGCGCCGAGGGGTGCTGCGCGGCCGGTTCGAGGCCGGGACGTACGCGGCGGTCGAGGCGCGCTGGGCAGATACCCGCGTCGGAGCGGACGTGCGGACCGGAACGGCTGTCCCCCGGTCGCCGCGTGCGATCGAGGAGTCCGTACGAGGGGTCTGGGCGCGGGTTCTGGAGCGGGACGCGGCCGAGATCGGACTTGAGGAGCGGTTCTTCGACCTCGGCGGGTCCTCACTCAAGGCGATGGCCGTGCTGGGCGGGCTGGAGGACACGTTCTCCGTGACGGTGGAGCCGGCCGCGCTGCGGGACCACGACACGGTGGCGGGACTGGCCGGGCATGTGCTGGAGCTGCTGGGCGGGGCGAGTCCGGGTGAGGAGGGGCGCGGCCCTCGCAAGGGCCGCAGGCCCTTCAGGGGCGCGGGGAACTGCGCGCCCAGCCACGACACACCCGCAGCCGCCACCACACAGCTCCCCCCGAGCCATGAGGCGAGTGGCACCGGCACCGGCACCGATACCGGTACCGGTACCGCCGCACCCCTCGCCGTTCTCTCCGCAGCCTGTCGTTTCCCCGGCGTCGAGACTCCCGAAGCCTTCTGGGAGTTGCTGGCCACCGGCGGGAACACGGCCGACGCGGGGCCCGTGCCCCGCGCGAACGGCCGCCCCGGCGCCTTCCTCTCCCACCCCGCCGCCTTCGACGCCGACTTCTTCCGCATGGACGACGCGGAGGCGCGGACGACCGACCCGCAGGCGCGGATCTTTCTCGAGCTGGCCCATGAGGCGCTGGAGCGTGCCGGGTACGCGGGACCACGGCGGGCCGGCCGCAGGGTCGGGGTGTTCGCGGCGACCGGGGACAGCGGATACCGCGAGATCCTGGCCGAGGCCGCCGACGGCGACCTCGCCCGCCACCCGGCCGCGCTCACCGGCAACCTCCCCAATCTGATCGCCGCCCGCGTCTCCCAGGTACTGGACCTGAACGGCCCGGCCCTCGCCGTCGACACGGCCTGCTCCTCCGCGCTGGTCGCCCTGCACCTGGCCCGGCGCAGCCTGCTCTCCGGCGAGTGCGACCTCGCCGTGGTCGGCGGCGTCAACCTGGGCCTGACCCCGACCGGCCACCGCCTCCTCGAAGCGACGGGCGCGCTGTCCCCGACAGGCCGGTGCCGCGCGTTCGGCGCCGACGCCGACGGTTTCGTACCGGGGGAGGGCGGCGCGGCGATCGTCCTCGCCCGCCTCGACGACGCCCGCACCGCCGACGACCCGGTCCTCGCCCTCGTACGCGGTACGGCCGTGAACAACGACGGCCGCTCGCTCGGCCTCCTCGCCCCCACCCCGCGCGGCCAGCGTGAGGTGATCGGCCGGGCGTACGAGGAGTGCGGCGTCGATCCGGCCGACGTGTCGTACGTCGAGGCGCACGGCACGGGTACGCCGATCGGTGACCCCGTCGAGGCGCAGTCGCTGGGGCAGGCGTTCCCGCCCCGCGCCGACGGGGTCCCGCGCCGGCTCGGCTCGGTCAAGTCGAACCTGGGGCACCTGCTCAACGCGGCCGGCATGCCCGCCCTCGTCAAGGTCGTCCTCGCCCTCTCCCACCGCCGGCTCCCGCCGTCCCTCCACACCACCCCACCCGCCCCCTTCCTCGAACGCGTCGCCCCCGGCTTCCGCCTGGTCACCGAGCACGAGGAATGGACCGAGGCGGAGGACCGCCCGCTGATCGCGGGCGTCAACTCCTTCGGCTTCGGCGGCACCAACGCACACGCGGTGCTGGAGGAGGCGCCGAGGGACGCGGCCGGGCCCACGCCCATGCCCACACCCGGCCCCCACCTGCTGACCCTCTCCGCCCGCACCCATGCCGCACTGCGCGTCGCCGCCGCCGAGTTGGCCGCGCGGCTGCGGGCCCACCCCGAACTGGACGAGGGCGACGTGTGCGCCACCGTCAACACCGCCCGGGACGAGGGGCCGTACCGGCTGGCCGTCGTGGCGGAGGGCGACCTCGCGGAGCGGCTCGAAGCGGCCGGTCGGGCGGGTTCCGCGAGCGCGGCGCCGGCCGCCGTACGGGCGTCCCGGCCGCGCACGGTGTTCGTACTGCCTGGTCAGGGGGCCCAACGACCAGGCCTCGGACGGGAGTTGTACCGCTCGGCGCCCGCGTTCCGTGAGGTCCTGGACGAGGCGTCCTCGCTCACCGGGCCGGTCCTCGGCCGCACCCTGGCCGCCTGGTGTCTGGACGAGGACGCCGACCCGGCGGCCCTGGCCCGGACGGAGGTGACACAGCCGCTGCTGGTGGCGTTCGGGGTGGCGCTGGCCGGGCAGCTGGCTGCGTGGGGGGTAGCGCCCGACGCGGTCGTGGGGCACAGCGTCGGCGAGATCACCGCCGCGTGCGTCGCCGGGGCCCTGCCCCTCGCCGAGGCGGTCGGTTTCGCCGCCGAACGCGGGCGACTGGTGGGCGGGCTCGCCGCGCCGGGCGCCATGGCGGCCGTACGGGGGGACGAGGACACCGTCGCCTCCGTACTCGCCGAGTCCGAGGGCACCCTCTGCGTGGCCGCCGTCAACTCACCGACCCAGGTGGTGCTGGCGGGCGAGCCGGACGCCGTCGACCGCGCGGTCGCCGCCCTCACCGCCCGCGGCGTGGCCGCCCGCCGCCTCCGCGTCTCGCACGCCTTCCACTCCCCCATGCTGAACCCCGTCCTCGACCCCCTCCACAACGCCGCGAAGACCCTGACCGTCCACCCCGCCACCGTGCCCATGCTGAGCACCGTCACCGGCGAGTGGAACCCCGACCTGACCTCCGACTCCGGCCCCAGCTCCGGCCCCGACTCCGGTCCCGGCTTCGGCTATTGGCGCGACCACGCGATCCGCCCCGTCCGATTCGGCGCCGCCATCACCCGGCTCCTCGACGAGGGCTACGACACCTTCGTCGAACTCGGCCCCGGCGACTCCCTCTCCGGCCCGATCCACGCGGTGACCGCCGCGCATTCCGGCGTCGCGCCCGCTGAGGTGGAGGTCCTCCCGGCACTGACCGCACCGAGATCGGGAGCGGGAGCAGGAGCAGAAGCGGCAGCAAAAGCGGAAGCAGGGGCAGGAGCGCTGCTTGAGACGGTCGGCCGGCTCTGGACCCGTGGAACCCCGCTCTCCCCGCACTCTCCGGCCTCTCCGGCCTCTCCGGCCTCTCCGGCCCGGAGCACGGTACGGCGACGGGTGCCGGTCCCCACGTACCCGTTCCAGCGCCGCCACCACTGGCCGGAGCGACTCGACACGGCACGTGGATCCGACACGGCACCTGGGTCCGGTACGACAACCGCATGCGAGTCGACGCCCTCCGCGCCCGACGGCATACCCGCCCCGCCCCAGCCCCTCCTCTGGCGCGACGCCCCACTGACCGCCGCCCCCGGCCCCGATGCCGTACGCCTGGCCGGCGCCGACACACCCCTCCGACGGTCCCTCACCGACCAACTCACCCGGCGCGGAGTGACCGTGCTGCGGCAGCACGACGCCTCGCCGACAACCACCCCGGAGACCGTGCTGTGGTTCGCCGGTGACCCGACAGGGGCGGAGTCGGAGACCGCCGCCGCCGTCTCCGCCCTGCGCGAGGTACTGCCGTCGCTCGGCACGACCGCCACCCGCCTGCTGCTCGTCACGGAGGACGCGTACAGCACCGGCATCGCCGACTCCCCCGCCCGCCCCCGCCCCGCACAGGCGCTCCTGCACGGCTTCGCCCTCGCCCTCCCCGAGGAACATCCGGGCCTCTCCTCACTGAGCATCGACCTGACGGCCCAGGACACCCTGGGTTCCCAACTCGACGCATTGACAAGGGAGTTGTGTGCCACCACCCCACCCGACCCCGGCGCGGGCGGCACCGTCGCCTGGCGTACGGGCCGCCGCCTCACCCGTACGACCATGCCCGCGAACGACGGCTCAAAGCCCCCGATACCCCCACTCCCCCTCCCCCGGAACGGCACCTACCTGATCACCGGTGGCGCAGGCGGCCTCGGCTCCGCGCTCGCCCGCGACCTCGCGGAACGCGGCACCCCGACCCTGGTCCTCACCGGGCGCACCCCCACCCCACCCCGCGCCCTGCTCACCGACCTACGCGCCCTCGGCGCCCGCGCCCGCTACCAGACGGCCGACGCCACCGAAGCGGCCGACGTCGACGAACTCATCGCGGGACTGCCACCCCTGGACGCGGTGTTCCACGCGGCCGGTACGGCCCGCCCCGGCAGCCTGCGCGGCAAGCCGGACGACGAGATCGAGGACATGCTCGCCGCCAAGGTGCGCGGCACGACGCTGCTCGCCGAGGCACTGCGGCGGCACGGCCAGGAGGGCGCCGTATGCGTCGCCTTCTCCTCCGTCTCCGCCGTACTGCCCGGCCTGGCCGGCGCCCTCGGCGACTACGCCGCCGCCAACTCCTTCCTCGACGCCTTCGCCACCGCCGAGCGCACCGCGGGCCGCCCCTGGCGGTCGATCGCCTTCGGCCCCGTCACCGACACGGGCCTGGCCGCAGTTACGACACCGCAGCACGGCCCCGGCCTCGGCACACAGGACCGCCGACTCCGGTCTCACGGCCTCGCCCCCATGACCGCACGGGCCGCCCTCGCGGGCCTGCACGCGGCGGTCGCCCTGGACGCGGCCCACGTACTGGTGGCAGGCACGGGCGTGGCGACCCCCGCACCCGTCCCCACGCGAACCGACTCGACCGCGCCCGTCCCCACGCAAACCGACTCGACCGCGCCCGTCCCCACGCAAACCGACTCGGCCAAGCCCCTCCCCACAACATCCCACCCCCAAAGGGCTGTTCAGCGGCAGGACCTGCCCCAGCCGTCCCACGTCACCACGGTCATACGCCGCCTCCTGGCCGACGCGCTGCACCGCGCCCCGCAGGACATAGGCGACGACGAACAGTTCCTCACCCTCGGCCTGGACTCCCTCAGCGCCGTCGACCTCGCCCGCCGCCTCGAACGCGAACTCGGCCTGCCCCTCCCGGCCACCCTCCTCTTCGAGTACCGCACGATCGGCGAACTGGCCGCCCACCTGGCCACGACCCCGCCCGTGCCGGCGACGCCGACAGCGACCGTCACCCCGTACGCCCCCTCGCCGACACCCACACCCGAAGACCGCCCCCTCCCCCTCACCCCCCTCCAACTCGCCTTCCACACCACCGAAACCCTCCACGAGGGCATCACCGCCTACGGCTATGTACGCCAGAGCATCAGCGGCCCCCTGGACACCGTCCTCCTCGGCCGGGCCCTCGCCCGCCTCGCCGCCCGCCACCCCATGCTGCGCCTGCGGATCACCGGTGACGGCGGCGCACGGCCCCGCCAGTACGTCGCACCCGCCGGGCCCGTGGACGCGGCACCGCGCTGGTTCGAGATCGGGGACTCCCACGATCCGCGTGATTCGCGCGATCCGCGCGATCTGCGCGATCTGCGCCGGCTCGAACAGGACCTGTGCAACCGCCCGTTCGACCTGACGACGGAGGACCCCGTACGAGCCCTCCTCGTCCAGGACCGTGACGACGCCCACCTCGCCCACCTGCTCCTGGTCGTCCACCACGCCGCCGCCGACGGCTACAGCCTCAAGCTCCTCGCCGAGGACCTCTGGTCCCTCTACACAGCCCTGACCCGAGGGGATGAGAAACCCGAACTCGAAGCTCCGCAGGCCGAGTTCGGCGACTACGCGACCGCCGTGACCGCCGAACGCCAGTCCCCGGCGTACGCCCAGGACCAGCGGTACTGGCGCGACCGCCTGGCCGAACACACCACCGCCACCGCGCACCCCTCCCTGCCGTACGACGGAGACCCCGAAGCACCCCCCACCCCGCCCCTCACCCACCACCGCACCGGCATCGACGAGGCACTGACCGCCGCGCTCCGCGATACGGCCGCGCGGCACGGGGTCTCGTTGTTCCACCTGCTGCTGGCGGTGTACGGCCGCTGTCTGGCGCGGTGGAGCGGGCGGCGGGCCGTGGCGGTCAATGTGGCCCGGGCCCGGCGGGAGTTGCCGATCGCGGGCATCGACCGTCTGGTGGGGCCGCTGGCCGACACCCTGCCGGTGTTCGTGACCACCGCCCCCGACGAACCGGCCACCGCGCTCGCCGGCCGGCTGCGGGAGATCTGGCGGGAAGCCGAGGCCCACGCGACCCTGAGCAGCACCGACTTCGCCCGGCTGCTGTCCGAGGTGCGCCCCACCACCGGCCCGGCGCCGCGCACGGCGGCCGAGGCGGGGTTCAGTTTCGCCCGCTTCCCTGTGGTCCACGGCCCCGACTGGCCGGTCACCGTCACCCCGACGGCCGCCGCCACCGCCTCCGCCGCCACCCGCCTCGGCCTCCTCTGCTGGGAGGCCGACGCGAGCCTGCGCCTGTCGTGGAACCACCCGGCCCACCTGTTCCGCCCCGAGACCG
Encoded proteins:
- a CDS encoding non-ribosomal peptide synthetase/type I polyketide synthase, whose product is MERSNEGTNGGAADTGAETLLDVLLTAARETPGQTVVHVRGDGGEHTVTFAELRDDALRVAGGLMAAGVTPGTPLPLVADRGDAFQPMFWGALAAGAVPVPLAPEPRRIGPVWELLGRPPVVVDGSTAAVVAALDCAAGALRLDALREGRPPRHLPRRSPHDIAFLQFSSGSTGAPKGVELTHAGVLANLRQIRAAMAITADDVIATWMPYFHDMGLIGTHLVPMAARLKQIRIEPLSFAKRPALWFEAVARHRATLLSAANFALALAVRRVPEATLAGLDLSCVRLMLVGAEPIAPRVWREFTARTAPAGLDPRAPLPVYGLAEATLAVTVPPLGEIATPLVLDRAALSRGRVVEAEPGPNAVELMDLGRPVEGCEVRITGASGGPSGESRVGHVEVRGPQLGRGYHRAPEASADAFGGDGWLRTGDLGFLRDGRLCVTGRHKDVVFVNGRTFHASDLEETVAATPGLPPGAVAVVGSTDPDGGGERVVAFVQWARPERSAAAPVLRAAAGRLREALGHDDVRVLPLPPGAFARTTSGKLRRGVLRGRFEAGTYAAVEARWADTRVGADVRTGTAVPRSPRAIEESVRGVWARVLERDAAEIGLEERFFDLGGSSLKAMAVLGGLEDTFSVTVEPAALRDHDTVAGLAGHVLELLGGASPGEEGRGPRKGRRPFRGAGNCAPSHDTPAAATTQLPPSHEASGTGTGTDTGTGTAAPLAVLSAACRFPGVETPEAFWELLATGGNTADAGPVPRANGRPGAFLSHPAAFDADFFRMDDAEARTTDPQARIFLELAHEALERAGYAGPRRAGRRVGVFAATGDSGYREILAEAADGDLARHPAALTGNLPNLIAARVSQVLDLNGPALAVDTACSSALVALHLARRSLLSGECDLAVVGGVNLGLTPTGHRLLEATGALSPTGRCRAFGADADGFVPGEGGAAIVLARLDDARTADDPVLALVRGTAVNNDGRSLGLLAPTPRGQREVIGRAYEECGVDPADVSYVEAHGTGTPIGDPVEAQSLGQAFPPRADGVPRRLGSVKSNLGHLLNAAGMPALVKVVLALSHRRLPPSLHTTPPAPFLERVAPGFRLVTEHEEWTEAEDRPLIAGVNSFGFGGTNAHAVLEEAPRDAAGPTPMPTPGPHLLTLSARTHAALRVAAAELAARLRAHPELDEGDVCATVNTARDEGPYRLAVVAEGDLAERLEAAGRAGSASAAPAAVRASRPRTVFVLPGQGAQRPGLGRELYRSAPAFREVLDEASSLTGPVLGRTLAAWCLDEDADPAALARTEVTQPLLVAFGVALAGQLAAWGVAPDAVVGHSVGEITAACVAGALPLAEAVGFAAERGRLVGGLAAPGAMAAVRGDEDTVASVLAESEGTLCVAAVNSPTQVVLAGEPDAVDRAVAALTARGVAARRLRVSHAFHSPMLNPVLDPLHNAAKTLTVHPATVPMLSTVTGEWNPDLTSDSGPSSGPDSGPGFGYWRDHAIRPVRFGAAITRLLDEGYDTFVELGPGDSLSGPIHAVTAAHSGVAPAEVEVLPALTAPRSGAGAGAEAAAKAEAGAGALLETVGRLWTRGTPLSPHSPASPASPASPARSTVRRRVPVPTYPFQRRHHWPERLDTARGSDTAPGSGTTTACESTPSAPDGIPAPPQPLLWRDAPLTAAPGPDAVRLAGADTPLRRSLTDQLTRRGVTVLRQHDASPTTTPETVLWFAGDPTGAESETAAAVSALREVLPSLGTTATRLLLVTEDAYSTGIADSPARPRPAQALLHGFALALPEEHPGLSSLSIDLTAQDTLGSQLDALTRELCATTPPDPGAGGTVAWRTGRRLTRTTMPANDGSKPPIPPLPLPRNGTYLITGGAGGLGSALARDLAERGTPTLVLTGRTPTPPRALLTDLRALGARARYQTADATEAADVDELIAGLPPLDAVFHAAGTARPGSLRGKPDDEIEDMLAAKVRGTTLLAEALRRHGQEGAVCVAFSSVSAVLPGLAGALGDYAAANSFLDAFATAERTAGRPWRSIAFGPVTDTGLAAVTTPQHGPGLGTQDRRLRSHGLAPMTARAALAGLHAAVALDAAHVLVAGTGVATPAPVPTRTDSTAPVPTQTDSTAPVPTQTDSAKPLPTTSHPQRAVQRQDLPQPSHVTTVIRRLLADALHRAPQDIGDDEQFLTLGLDSLSAVDLARRLERELGLPLPATLLFEYRTIGELAAHLATTPPVPATPTATVTPYAPSPTPTPEDRPLPLTPLQLAFHTTETLHEGITAYGYVRQSISGPLDTVLLGRALARLAARHPMLRLRITGDGGARPRQYVAPAGPVDAAPRWFEIGDSHDPRDSRDPRDLRDLRRLEQDLCNRPFDLTTEDPVRALLVQDRDDAHLAHLLLVVHHAAADGYSLKLLAEDLWSLYTALTRGDEKPELEAPQAEFGDYATAVTAERQSPAYAQDQRYWRDRLAEHTTATAHPSLPYDGDPEAPPTPPLTHHRTGIDEALTAALRDTAARHGVSLFHLLLAVYGRCLARWSGRRAVAVNVARARRELPIAGIDRLVGPLADTLPVFVTTAPDEPATALAGRLREIWREAEAHATLSSTDFARLLSEVRPTTGPAPRTAAEAGFSFARFPVVHGPDWPVTVTPTAAATASAATRLGLLCWEADASLRLSWNHPAHLFRPETVRRLADEYVTELRAAVADLADTSNALTATAEAAATAVTSPREAAATSSTVTATGGIVSRLHAQFRATPHSIAVDTGRTTLTYAALDTASAALAARLRAHGVRPGDLVGLLTEPGGTDTVTGVVGILRAGAGWVPLDATHPTARHRDQLSRTGVRVLVCDRTTHEAAAGLDGITPVTVTEPVTVTEPATVTEPATATEPATATEPATVTEPATVTEPADVTEPADVLPTADPHDNDTPTPDPQAIAYVIFTSGSTGRPKAVPITHHAMTNYLDWSLATFGYGPGDRLAQTASVCFDASVRQLLAPLLVGATVHTLSRDLLRDPDALLDRVVADRITVWSSVPTLWERLLTAAEEHTRQHGTPPDLSALRWVHVGGEALPAAHVRRWFDLLGTVTGTGSGPGHHRIANLYGPTEATINATCHIIDTRPADDVRHLPIGRPITGTELTVADEDGHPCAPGDSGELLIAGTGLTPGYLGDPHLTAAAFTERDGRRWYRSGDRVRRTADGVLEFLGRLDDQVKIRGHRVELGEIEAALLTHPDLARAAVLLRDGRLVAYVEPRTPASTPDPREVRAFLSRTLPPYMLPARIHSLPALPLTGTGKIDRNRLAPRSDTTADTGAEPQQGHPRTPPASPTERLLARAWSELLDVPEPEIHQQDDFFTLGGDSITVLELFSRLRHDRPALPRPTAVYTHRTLTALAAAIDATPTTTPPAETRQTEPTLTPYPLTPSQQGFLLADALASGAPGTPGTPRANPAWLARFRIHGPLNPDLFQRSVDVLMARHPMLRTVFPSGARPPVQQELPASLRLPVETEVLSHPDLLEERVAEEARRRFEPWAWPLLRLRLFTVAPDEHILLVHAHHLIGDGYSAALLTRELLTVYGRFERGLPHGLEPLHSTFRDHVHHRTTHHQPATPQAPHPQTEEGQEGQERQEGQEGQEHEEREERQEYRTRHHTPYTPPVLRTPRPGTPTRDIAAFHTTTFTLDADHTHALRRLASQTAGTTLYAPLLTAYYRALTTLTGHRDLVLGLAVTGRDETTPDAHHVFGPFAEAVALRPALHPSFVPSPSPIPIPDFDEDLRRIAAETIAARTTGPLDLRTPQGLPRTAQFFFTFLDFASLGTPPDTTLTLHADDTETALAPPPVGTDVFLAVRPSPTGEGLRVTARASATALTSDELTDFAGELRAQLEAAPHGKITAPTPPLDAALIGYLPAPHHLAAFAGLPPHAAPSREQIRALLFPDGRARLLESITTPLGRSGFVSLPLFADELTGPFPTGDLPTHTARAVEHAASLGARCVSLAGMIPSLTGYGYDVLRETSATPAPLTATLTTGHAATTVAVVKTVRTALTATDRDLSELTLAVVGCGSIGTSSLRLLLARSPHPPARLLLCDLPGSAPRLHDLATELSVDHPTMAVQVVESTDTRTLPTEVYETADVIVTAVSGGPTTLLDVDRLRPGTIVVDDSFPHCFDTARALDRMRHKQDVLIVGGGLLALDPTETHLSPDLPALARTGRATARTQHHLPGTLASCRLESLLHAHHTASDSGTELPLIHGLVDLPGALAHWDAAEAAGVRPAPLHLLDHAIPPEALATLPPPPSRPQPSL